The Geothermobacter ehrlichii genome includes the window GAGGATTTGAGAATCCTTCTGTGCCCGTTCTCAAAAGGGTGGGGTTGGCGTACCTACGGGGTTCTTACGCCTTTCGTCGGCTTCTACGATCTCTACGTATCTATCCCCGTCGATGTCATCGCAATTCCGTTTGTTTTCAAAAATCGCAATCAGGAGCTTCTGTCGAGATTGATGGAGCGACAAACAAAGGACTATGTGAGCCTGCCCTTAGAACAAGATGAAAATGAAGCGACACAAGCCCAGATGACCACAGGTGCGACTGAAGAGAAACCCCAGGATTCAGGGCCGGATTGCCCCAAAAAGACACCATCGGCGCCTCGCTCTTGAAAATTTCCGCTCGACCAGTGGTCGAGCATAGATGGCCGGGAAACTATATGGAGAAAAAAAACATGTTGAACTTGTCCAAACATCCCTGCCCCCTGCCCTCGCGCCGGACCTAACTGACCTGCTTGCCGACTGGCTCAAACTCGATGTCGCCAACGGGGATGCCTGTGCCGACACCCTGAAGACCTACCAGGGACAGATCCAGAGCTGGCCGGCCTGGTGCGGCGAGAATAATGTCCATCCCGGACAGGCCACAACCGAGGATGTCAAAGCCTGGCGGAAGGCCCTGATTGATGCCGGCGCGAAGCCTTCAACGATCTCGCTCAAGCTGACCACCATCCGCAGGTTCTACCAGTCCGCAGTGGACAGGAGGCTGATCGACAAGAACCCGGCAGCCAACGTCAGGGCGCCTCAGGAGCGCCGGGCCAGACAGGAACAGATGAAATACCTGTCGGCGGGCGAGGCGGAGTTGCTGTTCTGGGCCATCCCGACAGATGGCGGTATCAAGGCCCTGCGGGACCGGGCCATGATCGGCCTGATGGCACTCGAAGGGCTACGCCGGGTCGAGATCGTCCGGGCCTGCGTCTCAGATATTGAGGGGAGCGGCCATGACCTGCGGCTGCTGATCCACGGCAAGGGCAAGGACCGTTTCATCTACCCCCGCGAGGATACGGCTCAGGCTCTGGGGGATTACCTTGTGGCCCGTGGCCCTGTTGCCGGAGACGAACTGGGGGAGCCCCTTTTTGTCCAAATCCGCAAGGGTGGTCATCCCGAAGGCCGGATTACCAGACAAGGCGTGAACTCGGTCATCAACCATTATCTGCTGAAGGCCGGTCTGAAGCGGGAGGGGCTTTCCTGCCATGCGTTGCGCCACACCTGCGGGGCGCTGCTCTACCAAGCGACGAGGGACATTCGGGCCGTTCAGGAAACTCTCGGGCACAGTAACATTTCCACTTCTGCCGGCTATGCCCACATTGTCGAGCGTGGGCAGGCACGCTACACGAGGCAGATTCCGGTGGAACTGAAGAGGTGACAGAGAATCTGGCAGCTCAAAGCGTTCTTGTACTTCTGGGGCAATGGTGCGTCGATGGCAACCTGTTGGTAACCTTGACAATGCGATAAAAACGCGCTAACAAAAAGTTGTTCTATAGGAGGGGGATTATGACACGAGGAACAAAGCCGTCCGGGAAGAAGCCAACCGGGCGGCTTTTGTTTTTTCTCTGAGCTGCAAAAGCGCACAGATATTGGAATCCGTTGCTATGGATGAGAAGGCATAACAGGGCAATTTGGTCACAATCTCGTCTAACGCATTGATAACAAAGCTATAAAATGGCCCCAAGCGTGGCAGGGTAGTGGGGGCAAGGTAGGCCATCCAGAAAAAAGGATGGGGAGAGATAATAACAAGTTAGATTTATAAAAATGAATAAAATCATATACGACAATATTCTTCAAAATGAATTTGCATGGGCAATTGAGGCGTACAATACATTAAGAAGCGGCGAAGCACTCTTAAAAGAATCTAAAGAATATAAAGAAAAATGGAAAAAATGCGTAGCAATTAGAAAAGAAAATACAAGCCATACTATAACTGAAGAAGAAAAGGAATTTATGTTGTGGGGTGCTTTCTATCAAAAAGCATTACTTTTAGCTGCTTTCGGCATTGAAAATCTTATAAAAGGTTTGTGGATTGTAGAGAATAACATTTCGTTGAAAACTAAAAATGAAACATACACCAAACTTCCAAATGAGCTTAAAACGCACAATTTACATCAAATTGATATAAAAATCAATTTCAGCCCAAAAGAACGTCAAGTATTAATAGAGCTTTCAAATTATATAAAATGGGTAGGCCGTTATCCTGTTGCACTTAATAGTGTTCAATTTTGTTCTGAGCGCTTCCGCAATCCAGGAATACAATACTATATAGAAGACGCGGTAGTAAATAAAACAAATTTGGAATGCTTTCCTGATGAAATATACTCTATATACAATAAATTAATTTCAGAAATAAAATCAAAAAAATCTAACAATGTAATCAAGCGGAACGAAGATACAGTGGCGGTTCTCGAATAGGACTCTGCCAACTCGAGCCAGCACGTCACGTCCGCCTATCACCAACCGTTATACAATACGAAGGAGAGGAAAAAATGAAGCCTTTTTTGAGATTTTTTTTGTTTATAATCCTTTTCATAATGTTGCCAAGTATTTCATCCGCTGATTGTGTTTATGGAGCAAAAGATAAAAACAAATTTATTAGAGTAGATAGCCATACAATAATCCTGACTGGGGGCTATGGCCCAGATATTTTAATTAAGACATACTGTTTTATATACTCATCTTCGGAGGTCTTAGTATTAAAAGACGATTTCTGTAGCTATGATAATGCAGTGTTGTATATAGATGGTGAAGCATGCGATGCCCAATCAGTAAAAAAATTGGATTAATGCATAAGGCGCTCCACCTGACCGCTATTCCGCTGCACTCCATAGCGGAAAGTGAGCTTGGTCGTTAGGTGATATGGTATGAGAATAGGTGGCCACATGAATTCGACTGCGTCAAAGCGCCAACGGGTTATTACAGCAGTCAACACTCCGCTTGGCTTCTTTGTGCTTGCTCTCCTCATTGTAGAGGCTTTCTTGGCAACCGTTCTGATAGGCGCTAACCTTGATGCGGCACAGAAGATTACTGGTATGTGGCTTGGTATAGGGCTTTTTATTTTTGTAACAACGGCCGTATTTGCCTTAGTTTGGTCCAAACCAGAAAACCTAACATTTGACAAGGAAGCTCACCTTATTGATCGTGGCAAGGCCTATGGAACAGAAAATCACGAAGTAGATACTCCAAACAAATTACCGAAAGATCGTGCTACGCCAGAACATATAGAATCATCAATCAGGAAAGGAGACGAGAAATGAGAAAGGCCTATGCAATTAACTACGACCTCTCGGCTCCAAATCGTGATTATGCAGGACTCTATGAAGCGATTAAGAGCTACCCAGGATGGTGGCATTATCTTGAGTCCACTTGGCTTATCGCTGCAGACAGCACACCATCACAAATATGGGAGAAATTGAAGCCACATATTGATGATAACGACAGCCTACTCATTATCGAGGTTCGCAATAATGTGTCGGGATGGTTGCCAAAGAAAGCGTGGGAGTGGATACGCAAAAATGTGCCAGATTAACGACACCGAACGGCGCGTCACATGACCACTACTCCGCTGGCGCTCCATAGCGGCAGGTAAGCTTAGTCGTTAAAATCCAAAAATGACAAAACAAGAAATCATTACTGTTGCACAAGACATTGAATATTTTGCTAATGACTGGAATGAAAACGCAACTGAAGCCTCAATCCGTAGAGGCTCACCTATACTTCGCAGATTATTGGTTGAGCGAATTCTTGGAAAAGCGTGGCGTGCGGTTGGAAAAGAAAAAGAGCCCATAATTGTCGGTGTCAATTTGGATCTTATGGTTGGCAGTTATGACCGAAACAATCTTGAAATTGCTCTCGCGGGCGGGGCTGCTCACGCTGGCATCTACGCAGCTGGCTACATGCTCACCAAAGGAACCACTCATCTACGCCCACCCGAACGTAAAAATGGTTCAATTGACCATATTATGAAGTATGAATTTCCGCTAAATCAATATCTTGAATCTACATGTGCAATTGTTGCTGGCGCAACAATTAATAGAAGAGAGCTAATTAAATACGTTGCTAATGTAAAAGGCGGAGTACATTTAGGCCTTGGATCAAAGGCCAAACAGAGTATCAAAGCTAGAAAATCGCATAAAACATCACAACATAGATGGTTTGTTTTTTGAAATTTTATCTATTGGCCAGAGTATTGGAAAATCACCAGACTGCCTTAAGCTTGCCTCAACAATAAAAAACGTATGTTTCTAACCCTTATTCACATCCACCAGCTGTCAAGAACAAATTTCCTGCAAACACAGACGACTATCCTGTAAATACAATGCGTACAACAATTATTTTGGCGCTAATCTTGACACTCCTGACCGCCATCCCCTGCCTCGCCTCTTCCTTCACGGGCCAAGTCATCAAAATCTCCGACGGCGACACGATTCAGGTTCTCGATAGCGGTCGGCCAGTCAAAATCCGCTTGGCCGAGATTGACTGTCCGGAGACCAGCCACGGGCCAAAGAAACCGGGCCAGCCCTTCGGTCAGGCTGCAAAGAAATTTGTCCTCGACCTAGTAGGCGGAAGAACAGTACGTGTCGATGTCGTCACCAAGGACCGCTATGGCCGCATCAGTGGCAAGGTCTTACTTGATGATGGCACATTGTAGCCCGTGGCCCTGTTTTCGGAGACGAACTGAGGCAACCTCTCTTCGTCCAGATCCGCAAGGGCGGTCATCCCGAAGGCCGGATCACCAGGCAGGGCGTAAACTCGGTTATCAACCATTATCTGCTCAAGGCCGGCTTGAAACGTGACGGGCTTTCCTACCATGCGCTGCGCCATACCTGTGGGGCGTTGCTCTACCAGGCGACGAGGGACATTCGGGCCGCTCAGGAAACTCTCGGGCACAGCAACATTTCCACTTCCGCCGGCTATGCCCACATTGTCGAGCGCGGGCAGGCACGCTACACGTGGCAGATTCCGGTGGAACTGAAGAAGTGACAGGGAGCCTAGCAGATCAAAACTTTCTGGTATTTCTGGGGCAATGGTGAGTCGATGACAACCTTGACAAGGCAATAAAAAAACGCTAACAAAAGATTGTTCATACGAGAGGGGGATTATGACACGATGAACAAAGCCGTCCGGGGAGAAAAACCAACCGGGCGGCTTTTTTGTTTTTTCTCCGTGATGCAAAACCGTGCACAGATATTGGAATCCGTTATTATTAGATAGACGAAAAGGCATAGCAGGGTAATTGAGGCTAAATTCGTCTGAAACCTTTACAATAGAGCTATAAAAAAGGACCCCCAAGCGCGGTGGGGAGCGAAATCAATGGCACATCGTGCAATAATTTTGAAGAACGCAAAAATTAGGCCACACAAAGCTTTTATGAGGCCTACCTTTGATGCACCCACAGTTATCGTAAGCGATCAATTCGATTACGTTGAGTTGTGGCTAAAAAGAAATTCTAGCCTAGAATCTGTTCTTTATTGGAAACAGGCAGAAAACTTTTATAAAGCAAGTTCTATTCTGCCAGACGGATCTAAGGCGATAACATCCTACTATTGTATGCTGAATGCAGC containing:
- a CDS encoding tyrosine-type recombinase/integrase; the protein is MAGKLYGEKKHVELVQTSLPPALAPDLTDLLADWLKLDVANGDACADTLKTYQGQIQSWPAWCGENNVHPGQATTEDVKAWRKALIDAGAKPSTISLKLTTIRRFYQSAVDRRLIDKNPAANVRAPQERRARQEQMKYLSAGEAELLFWAIPTDGGIKALRDRAMIGLMALEGLRRVEIVRACVSDIEGSGHDLRLLIHGKGKDRFIYPREDTAQALGDYLVARGPVAGDELGEPLFVQIRKGGHPEGRITRQGVNSVINHYLLKAGLKREGLSCHALRHTCGALLYQATRDIRAVQETLGHSNISTSAGYAHIVERGQARYTRQIPVELKR
- a CDS encoding thermonuclease family protein, whose translation is MTLLTAIPCLASSFTGQVIKISDGDTIQVLDSGRPVKIRLAEIDCPETSHGPKKPGQPFGQAAKKFVLDLVGGRTVRVDVVTKDRYGRISGKVLLDDGTL
- a CDS encoding tyrosine-type recombinase/integrase is translated as MRKGGHPEGRITRQGVNSVINHYLLKAGLKRDGLSYHALRHTCGALLYQATRDIRAAQETLGHSNISTSAGYAHIVERGQARYTWQIPVELKK